GCTGCGCACGCGCGAGCGCAGCCTCTTTGCCTTCCCCACGTACAGCACCACTCCGTCAGCGCCCTTCCACAGATACACGCCGGGGCCGTCCGGAAGGTGCTGAAGCTTCTGTGCTACCGTTTCGGGAACCGTCACCATCGAAAGTTATACGCCCGAACGCCGCCGCAGTTTCGACGCCAACATCAACGCTTCGGGAATGCGGAGAGCGACGGTGAATACCGCGTACCCGAGCGCAAACGCCGAGAGCGAGATCGCAGCCAGCACCAGCGGGCGCGACGTGGGTACCAGGAACCGGCCCAGCGTGCCCAGCGCAGCCGCACCGAGCCCGGCGATCCACAGTTTCACCACATAGCGCACGGAGAGCCCGGTCCGTCCAATACGCTTCGTAAGGCCGCGCCGCAGCAGAATGAACTCGACCCACCCCGCGATGCCCGCCGACGCGGTGAGACCGGCCGCACCGAGCTTTGGATCGAGACCGAGCCAGCCTGGGAGCTGGAACGCGAAGATGACGCCCAGCACGGTAGTCAGCGCGATACGGATGATCGCGAACTTGAGCGGGGTCCTGGTATCGCGCAGCGCGTAATAGGTCGATGAATCGAGACGTCCGAGCGTGGACGCGAGCAGCCCGACGGTCGATCCGATGAGAATCTCCCATACCCAGACCGTGTTGGCGCGCTTGAATGCGCCTGTCTGGAGGAACGCGCCGGTCACGATGTCGCCCAGAGCGAGGAATCCGATCACGCACGGGACGATGAAAAAGGCGATGCGCTCCATGCCGGCGTTGAGTCGCACGCGAAGCTGTGCTGCGATCTCCTCCGGCGTGCCAAGTGCGCTGGACATTGCCGGCAGCTCCGCCGCGGACACCGACATTCCGAACAGGCTTCCCGGAAGTATGTACAGCGTTTGCGCGTACGCCAGCGACGACACGGTTCCTATCGGCAGATGGTATGCAAGCGCAAGATCGATGAACGCGCTGATCTGCACCACGCCGCGGCTGAGAAAGGCCGACGTGAACTGTTTGAACACTCGCCGCACACCGGGCAGACCGAATTTGAAATTCGGAACGATGGCCGGCGCGACCCGTCGCAGCGTCGGAAGCTGGACCATGAACTGCGCAGCGCTGCCAAGCACAGACGCCCACGCGACTGCCACGACAAGATCCGGCGCCGTGCGATGTGACCCGTAGACGAGCAGCGCACCGATTATCACCGCGTTCCACGCCAGCGGCGCCATGTACGACAGCAGGAACTTGCGATGCGCGTTGAGAACTCCCAGGCACCACGCGGAAAATACGAGCAGGCCGGCGCCGGGAAACAGGATCCGGACGAGCGTCGTCGTGAGCGCGTCCTCCTCCGGAGTCGCGCCCGTGACGGCCAGCCACTGAATGAACGACGACGGAAGGAATCGCGCGAACGGGTGCACGATCTGACTGAGCGTGCTGCCTCCGCCGGCCAGGATCCCAACCAGTTGCGGCGCTGCAAGGACACCGATGAGAACGATCAGCGACGCGACCAGCGCCAGCGCAGTGAACACTGCGCCGGCTAGTTCGGCTGCCTCACGCTTCTCGCCACGCGCCAGCGTGCCGGCATACTCCGGAATGAACGACGCCGAGAGCACGCCTTCGCCGAACAGATTCTGAAGCATGTTCGGAATCCGGAACGCGCCCTGAAATGCATCATTGGCGAGTGACGCACCGAGATAGTGCGCGAAAACGCGCTGCCGAACGAGGCCGGCGAGCTTGCTCGCAAAGATACCGGCCCCGACAAGAAACGCTGCCTGTCCGGTCTGCTCCTCAGCCACCGTGTATCAAGCTGGCAACATGCGTCCTCGCGCCCGCCCGCGCCGCATCGATCACCGCGTTTCCATATCGCGCGAGGAATGGAACGAAGCTCAGGGCCCGCTCCTGCGGAGATCCGCCCGGAAAGAGTGATGCGCGAACAGCTGCGACGTCGTGCAATCTCTCAGACCCGATCTGCTTGATCGCCGCCGCGTAGCGACGTTCCAGCCGCGCCAGCCGATGCTCCACACCCGCGCGCATCGTTCCGACCGATCGCGACAATGCGTCATTCGTCTGCGCATCCCGGCGCATCGCGTCGCTGCTCGACTCGAGCGCACGCCGCAGCGAATCCATGGCATCGCGTACCGGTTCTGAAATCCCCTCGCGCGCGACTCGGCTCTCGACCGCATGCGGATCGGCGAAATCGTCGATGCTCGCGTCCAGTCGCGCGAGCATGCTCTCCACGTGCTCTTCCAGCAGAGTTCCACTCCACCTGGGTGAGATTCTCGGCTGGACCACGCCGAGCGCATCAGCGACAGCTGATACCTGCGCGAAATACGCGACCTCGCCCGGGCCACCGACATACGTGACAGTTGGAAGTATCTGTCGCTCGATGATCGGTCGCAGCAACACGTTCGGACCAAGCCGCCCCGCGCTTGCATCGTCGGCGATCTGCCGGGCTGCACGGAGCGGAACGCGCCGGCGAGTACCGTCCTCCAGCGTTTCGAAAACGAGCGACAGGTTCGGGACGGCGGCTACCTGCGGATGAAATCCCGCGTCGACGATCGCCCTCGTACGCGTGTGTAGCGCCGCGGCGGCGTCATCGGCACTACGGAGGGCGCGAAGGATCGTATCGTGTCCGGCATCCCGTACCGCCGCGTGCGATGCGTCGAGCACCGCGACGCCGAGCGGCTCGAGCAACGCGCGCAACAGGACGACGTATGAGCTTCCAACGGTAGCTTGAGGCGCGTAGGCATTCCGAACCGCTTCGAGTACGCGCTGATCCGGTGCAGATCCGCTGGCCTCCTCCAACCGCTGGATCTGCGCGGTGACATCGCCCAGCGGCGTGTCAGCCATCGAGCGTCCCGACACGCTATCGGGCGACATGGATAGCAGCTCGAGCTTGCCGTGACGCACGACCGAGACGTGATTCGCTTCCACCAGGTCAGCATCGTCGGTGGCTGCCCAGAATACGGGCGCGACCGGACGTCCTGTGATTGCCGCGAGTGCATCAGCCATCTCGAGAAGTGTCACGGCCTTGTGCAACACGTAGAGCGGACCGCCGAACAGACCGGGCTGTTGCCCTCCCGTCACGACAAAGCCGCCTGATTCGGACGCAGTCCGCAAGCGGTCGGCAGCAATGCCCGACGGAGCGAACGCCGGCAGCAGATCTCCGAGCCACGACCGCTGCTGGAAATCATTCGCGGTTTGCGATGCCGCGGCATTCCACGCGGCGGCATTGCTCAACCTGGCGCCATACCACTCTGGCAGCGCGCCAGCGAGCGCGTTGCGCGCGAGCGGCGATCCGCCGATTGGCCGGGATATCGCGCGTATCATGAACGGTGCGCGAAGAAGATCGCCCTGGAGCTATCGGTGCTGAGCGGCGCACCGGAATACTCCCCCAGCTCGTGATCGACCGGGAACCCAGCATCGTGTAGCAGACATCGAAGATCGTCCGGCTCGAAGAGTCGCACTCGCTCGAGATATTTCCGCGGCGACCCTGCTGCGGAAATGTCCTTCTCGACGTAAAGGCCATCGGCGCTGATCCGTCGGTCCTGCGTCACGACGCGGTTCCCGATGCGGCGCGTGTCGTGCGGAACGAGCGTCGCACGCACCTGATCCGAGTTGAGATAGTCCAGCACGAATACTCCGTCAGGCCGTAGAACGCGGTTCACTTCGGACAGCACCACGCGGTTTTCGTCATCCGAAGAAAAGTAGCCGAAGCTCGTGAAAAGATTGACAACAAGATCAAAGCTGGCTCCGGCGAATGGCAGTATCCTCATGTCGGCCCGGACGTACGGCACTTCCGGCGCCTCCGACTTCGCCACCTCCAGCAACTCCATTGACAGATCCAGCCCCACTGTCCAGATGTGCTGGCACAACGCCCTCGTGTGACGACCGGACCCGCATGCCAGGTCCAGCGCACGCCCCGCCGGGTCGGGAGAAACCATGTTTCTGATGAGCCGAACCACCGAACGCGCTTCGTGTTCGTCCCGGTGTGGATACAGATCGAGGTACTCCTTGCCGAACCACCGCGTGAACCACTCGCTCATTTGTGGTATGGCTCGCCGCGGACGATCGTGCCTGCGCGATACAGCTGCTCCGCGAGCACGAGCCGGGCAAGCTCGTGCGGCAGCGTCCACGGCGCCAGCGACAACCGGATGTTCGCCCCATCGCGCAGACTGTCGTCCAGCCCGAATGCACCGCCAATCATGAAGACGACATCACGTGCAGCTTCCCGCTCTCCCTGTAGCCACGCGGCAAAACGCTCGGATGACATCGATTGCCCGCTCGTGTCGCACGCAACCTTCGTTGCGACATCGCCAACTCTCGCGCGGATGCGATCTCCCTCGCGAGCGCGTACACTCGCCGACGTGCTTGCATTGTCGGCACGCTCTGCCTTCACCTCGACGACTTCGATCGGCCAGTACCGCGCTGCGCGGGTCTCATAGTCGAGAATCGCCGCGGCGAGCGCCCTGTCCTTCGGGTGCCCGACCGCGGCGATCATCACACGCACTCGTACGGAACGTTAGGAGTAGATGCCCCGCAGGCGATGCACAGCCGCAACACGGCTGATCGAAAGCATGTACGCAGCAGTGCGCATGTTCACCTTGTGCGTCTTGGACAGCGCAAGAACATCCGCGAAGCTGCGACGCATGATCTCCGTGAGACGGTCGTTTACGGTCTTCTCATCCCAGAAGTAGCCACCGCGATCCTGCACCCACTCGAAGTACGACACAGTCACTCCGCCGGCATTCGCGAGAATGTCGGGGATGACGAAGATCCCCTTCTCGTCGAGAATCGAATCGGCCGCTGCGGTGGTCGGCCCGTTGGCGCCTTCGCAAACTACCTTCGCGCGAATGTCGTGCGCGTTCTTGGTCGTGATCACGCTCTCCAGCGCTGCCGGCAGCAGTACATCCACGTCGAGCGTGAGCAGCTCGGCACCGCTGATTGCGTCGCCACCCTTGAATCCCTTGAGCGACTTGTGCTTCTGCACATATGCAATCGCCTCCTGGACCTTGATACCGTTCGCGTTGTGGAACGCTGCATCGCGATCGCCGATCGCGACGATCTTCGCTCCGGACTCCTGAAGCAGCTTCGCAGCGGTCGATCCAACGTTGCCGAAGCCCTGAACCGCGATCGTGGACTTGCTCACGTGCATGCCGAGGTGCTCCAGCGCATCCGTCGTCACGATCGTGCAGCCACGCCCCGTTGCCTCGCGTCGTCCAAGTGAGCCACCCATCTCGACCGGCTTGCCCGTCACGACCGCGGTCGTCGTGTGACCGACGTGCATCGAGTACGTGTCCATCACCCAGGCCATCACGCGCTCGTTCGTATTCACATCGGGCGCAGGAACGTCCGAGTCCGGTCCGAGCGTCTGGATGATTCCATTCGTGTACCGCCGAGTCAGGCGCTCGAGCTCGCCTACGCTCATCTTGAGCGGATCGCAGACTACGCCACCCTTCGCACCACCGAACGGAATGTTCACGACAGCACACTTCCACGTCATCCACGCGGCGAGCGCCTTCACTTCCTCGAGCGTGACGTGCATGTCGAAACGAATGCCGCCCTTGCCCGGCCCGCGTGACGTGTTGTAGAGCACGCGGTGACCAGTGAAGACCTCGACCTCTCCGTTGTCCAGAACGACCGGGCACGACACGGTTATCTGCTTCTCCGGATTGCGAAGAATCTTGTAGATGCCAGGCTCCAGATCGAGCAGCTCTGCGGCACGGTCAAAACGCGACATCATCGCGTCGAATGGATTTTCCTCGTTCAAAACCGGGTCCTTGTCCGGGTGGACGATTTTATGAGTCGAAAGACGGTGATCGGTGGCCATTATTCAGCGATTGAAGTGGCTCGTTTGAATAAATTCGCGAGAGCTGACGCGACGAGAGAGTATCCCTCCGTCAGGCGCACAGCCTGTGAAAGATACCAAAGCTCCACTCCGTTCGCAGGCCAGACCCTCGTCAGCTTCACCGCGTCCTTTTCCGTCGTGACAACATATTTGTGACCTCGCGATTCGCTCACGATCCGCGCAGCGTCCGAAGCGATGTAGCCGTGATGGTCGCGAAAACGCAGCTCCGTCACATCGGCGCCAAGTTTCCGCAGTTGCGCGAAGAAGCTGGCCGGATCACCGATTCCAGCCACCGCGAGCACTCGCTCGCCGCGAAGCTTGTCGAGCACCATCGACTCCGCATCCGACGCACGGACCAGCGCGTCCGGTTGCAGCGCTGCTATTGCGAAGTCAGCATCGGGATGCTCGGCTCGAATAGCCCGCATCACATCACCCGCCTGCTCGCTGGTCGCGCTCTTCTGCGTGATGACGATGAAGTCCGCACGGTCCAGCGACCGCAGCGACTCCCGCAATGGTCCCGCAGGAAGCAATCGCAGATCGTTGCGCCAGCTCTCTGCGCTCACCAGCACTACATCGAGATCGCGCGACGCCCTGCGGTGCTGAAAGCCGTCGTCCAGTACGACGACGTCGGCCCCGCCCGCTGCAGCCGCGCTGATTCCCGCAGCACGGTCGGCCCCCGTAATCACCGCAACTCCGGGATTCATTCGTCCATGGAGATGCACTTCGTCGTCGCCGTAGCCACGCATCACAACCGCGGGACGGTGCCCGGCCGAGATCAGCTCGCCAACCAGATAGGCGCTGAACGGCGTCTTGCCAGTGCCGCCCACAGTGACATTCCCAACACTGATAGTCGGAATCGATGCCGGGTGTACGCGCAATGCGCCGCGGTCATACAACGCGTTCCTTGTTGCGACCACAGCGCCATAAAGCCATGACAGCGGCGTCACGACCGCGCGCATCAGTCGCGCGCGAAAAGATCTTCCGTACCATAGCTCGCCGACGGTCATCGACGTTCCTGATCGAGCGCCTGCGCTGTCGCGACCACCGCGTTCAGTGACGCCTCGAACGTCTCACCCTGCATCGCCGCGCCGCGCGAGTCGCTCGCATTCACGTACGTGGGATCGCCGTACACGAAAGTGAGCCGGGCGAACGGCTTCGGAATCATGAACCGGTCCCAGCTGCGCAGATGCCATGCGCGGGATGCCGCAACGCCGACAGTGACTATCGGCGCGCCGGCACGTTGGGCGGCGACGACTGCCCCGCTCGCGAATTTCCGCGCCGGCCCGCGTGGGCCGTCGGGCGTAACCGCTACCTCACTCCCTGTCGTCAGCGCGTCGCACATCGCGAGCAATGCGCGAGTTGCACCGCGCGTCGTCGATCCACGTATGGACCCGAATCCCAGACTCGCAGTGATCCGCGCGATCAACTCACCGTCGCGATGCTCGCTGATCAATACCTTTATCCCCTGGGACCTGTGCTGCACTGTCAACGGCAACAGCTGGCCGTGCCACAGTGCAAACACGAAAGGATGTCCCTGGGCGCGCAGCGCGCGCCAGCCGGCGTCGTTCACTTCGCTCACCCGCCACGTCCAGTACAACATGCGCAGCAACGCGGGGCCGAGTGCCACGGCCAGCCGCTGAATCCCAGTCAGCCGACTCCGCTCGGGCGCGGGCTCACTCATCCCGCCAGCCCCGAGATCATCTCCGCCACGCGACCGGCAGCACCGGGGGTACCGAGCTGGTTTCTGACTTCGATCAGCCCCTCACGCTGCACCTCGCGGTACGCTGCGTCATCCAGCAATCGTCCGAGCTCCGTCGCCACCGCCATCGGCTGCAATGCTCCCTGCACGAACTCGCGCGCAACTTCGCGTCCCGCGACGACGTTGACAAGCCCGATGTACGGTATCTTGACCACACGCCGCGCAATTGCATATGAAAGCCCGCCGGTGCGATACGCGACAGCCATGGGGCACTGCGCGATCGCCGCCTCGAGCGTCGTCGTCCCACTCTTGCAGAGCGCGACGTCGGCAGCACGGAACACGTCGAACGACGCGCCGCGCACGATTTCGAATGGACACTCCAGCGCATCCAGATTCACGGTCGGCGCACCGTGGACGATGACGCGAAGGCCCGGGTGTCGGCGCGCCAGCTCACGTCCGCTCTCTATGAATGGAGCAAAGTGACGCGCTATCTCCTGTTCCCGACTACCCGGAAACAACGCGAGCACCTGCTCATCGGGACCGATTCCGAGCCGCTCGCGAGCTTGCGCGCGCGTCGGCAGATTTTGCGCGCGATCCAGCAACGGGTGACCTACGAACGTCGTGTCGATTCCGTAGCCCGCGAGCAACGGGGCTTCGAAGGGAAGGATCACGGCAGCCTTTGTCACGAGCCTGGCGAGCTTCGGTAGCCGCCCTGCACCCCACGCCCATACCTGCGGCGTGACATAGTACAGCACAGGCACACCCGCCTCACGCGCGGCCGCTGCAACCTTCATGTTGAACCCGGGATAGTCGATCAGGACGACCACCGCGACGTTTCCGGTGGCCAGGCGCGCTCGAAGCTGACGCAACAGCGCGGCGTGCTTCGGTATGTGCCTTACGACCTCGACGAATCCCATCACCGCGAGCTCGGCGTAATCCCGCGTTATCTCGACGCCGCTCGCGCGCATGTGCGCGCCACCTACGCCCGCGGTCGCCAGATCGGGACGGATCTCTCGCAGCCGCGCCGCGACGCTGCCCGCGTGCATGTCGCCGGACGCCTCTCCGGCGACGAAAAGAACTTCACGCACCGATAGACGGGGCGTTGCGCTCGATGTCGCCCACGATCCTCAGCGCGACTTCCAGCGCCCGACGACCCGCGGCACCACTCACCACCAGCGGTGCGCTGCCGTTGAGTACCGCCGCGAAACTCTCGAACTCGAGCTTGAGCGGCTCCCCTTCCGGCGCCTCCAGTGCGATACGCTCAACGAAGTCCGCGAGATCCGGCGTCGTCCCGCTCGCGACGAGCGCGTGCAGATCGCCAGCCTTCTTCAATCGAAAGAATTCACCATTGCCCGCTCCAAGATCGAGCGAGAGATAGCCACTCGGCTGGAAGATTCGCACCTTGCGGAATCGCTCTCGCGAGATGCGGCTCGCGGTGATGTTGGCCACCGCGCCGGAGTCGAACGTGATGCGCGCATTTGCAATGTCCACCGTCTGCGTGAGCACGGGGATTCCCACCGCGGCGATGTTTCCCGCATGGGAATTGACGAGCGTCAGAATCAGATCGATGTCGTGAATCATCAGGTCGAGCACGACGGCGACATCCGATCCGCGAATGTTGAACGGCGCCAACCGGTCGCTCTCGATGAAGCGCGGATTGCTCACGTAGGGCAGCGCAGCACGTATCGCACGATTGAATCGCTCCACGTGCCCCGTCTGCACGACCGCACCCGTCCGCTGCGCGATTTCAAGCAGCGCGTCTGCTTCTTCGACGGTCGCCGTGATTGGCTTCTCGATCAGCACGTGCTTGCCGCGCTCCAGCGCCTTGCTCGCTACCGCGAAGTGCCGCGGTGTCGGAACGACGATCGTCACCGCATCGACGTCGTCGAGCAGAGTCTCCAGATCGCTGTAACTGGGAACCTCCAGCTCGGATGACACCTGCGCGGCGCGCTCCGGCCGCTCCTCCACGAATCCCGACAATCGGAACTCGGGCATCTGACGCAACAATCGAACATGATGATAGCCGAGCGCGCCGGCTCCGACTACACCAATGCGCAGTGGCTTCAAATGGCGACCCCGCGCTGGCTCGATTCCACGAACTGCACGAGCTGTATCACTTCGGGAATCTGCTCCACCTCCGCCATGACCCGCTCGACCGCCTGCGCGAGATTGAGCTCCGATCGGAACAACAGCCTATAGGCGCGCTTCAACTCGAGAATCGTCTCCGCCGAGAACCCGTTCCGGCGCAGTCCGACCGAATTCAGTCCGTACAGCTTCATCGGATTGCCGACCGCCTTGACGAACGGCGGCACGTCCTTCGACACACGTGAGCAGCCGCCAACTATCGCGTTGCGCCCGATTCGCGTGAACTGATGAACCGCCGTCACGCCCGAAAGGATGACGCGATCCTCCACCGTCACGTGGCCCGCAAGCTGCACCATGTTCGCGAGAACGACGCCCTCGCCGATATGACAGTCGTGCGCCAGATGCACATACGACATCACGAAGCTGTTAGGACCGACACTCGTCTTGAACGACTGCGACGTTCCGCGATTGATCGTGCTGTACTCGCGCACAACCGTATTGTCGCCGATCTCGACTGTCGTCCGCTCGCCCTTGAACTTGAGATCCTGCGGGTCGCTGCCGAGAACCGTCCCGACTCCGATCTTCACGTTCTTGCCGAGTATCACGTAGCGCTCGAGGCTGGCACGCGCCGATATCACGCAGCCGTCGCCGATCACACAATCCTCGCCAACGATTGCGAACGGTCCGATCTCGACGCCGTCCCCGAGCTCCGCGGAGGGCGAAACGATCGCGCTCGGATGAATTTTCGCCGTCATCTATCGCGCACCATCGCAGCCATCTCGGCCTCGGCTACCAGCTCGCCGTCGACCTTCGCTACGCCGCGCATCTTGCAGACAGCCCCGCGGATCTGGATCACGTCCAGCTCGAAGCGAATCTGATCGCCTGGCCGGACCGGCTTCCTGAAGCGAACGTTGTCGAGCGACATGAAGTACACGACTTTCTGCTCCGTCTCCTCCAGTCCGCCCATCAGCAACATTCCGCCGACCTGAGCCATCGCCTCTATTATCAGCACACCCGGCATGATGGGATGGCCGGGAAAGTGTCCCTGAAAAAATGGCTCGTTGATCGTGACGTTCTTCATCCCGACGATTCGCTGCTTCCCCTCGATCTCGAGTATTCGATCGATGAGAAGAAAGGGATACCGGTGCGGAAGGACCTTCATGATCTCTTCAATCGACATCGTGCCAGCCATGCTCTTCGCTCCTTGCTCTGTTGATCTGGAACGCCTTCCCGCGCGCACCATTTCCCGAACCAGCGTCACCGTACCGCGATGACTCGGCCGCACCGCGACGATTCGCGCCTTCACGCGCGAGCCGACCAGCGCGAGGTCACCCACACAGTCCAGCGCCTTGTGGCGCAGAAACTCGTCGTCCCAGCGCAACACGTTCGCGACGACGCCAATGTCGTCAAGAACTACTGCATTGTCGGTGGATGCGCCCTGGATCAGACCCTTCGCGCGCAGATCTTCGACTTCGTTGAGAAAGCCGAACGTCCGCGCCGCGGCCATCTGATCGCGATAGCTCTCCCGCCCAACAACATAGCGAGCCGACTGGCGTCCGATAACCGGATGCGGAAATTCGATCGTCACGTCCAGCAACAGCTCGTTCGCGGGATGCGCCTCGTACACCGAATTCCCGTCGATTACCCGAAGCGGCTCGGTCAGCGTGAGATATTCCGGTTCGCCCGGAAGCTCCTCGATCCCCACCCCGATCAATGCATCATAGAATGGAGCTGCGCTG
The window above is part of the Gemmatimonadota bacterium genome. Proteins encoded here:
- a CDS encoding 23S rRNA (pseudouridine(1915)-N(3))-methyltransferase RlmH, encoding MIAAVGHPKDRALAAAILDYETRAARYWPIEVVEVKAERADNASTSASVRAREGDRIRARVGDVATKVACDTSGQSMSSERFAAWLQGEREAARDVVFMIGGAFGLDDSLRDGANIRLSLAPWTLPHELARLVLAEQLYRAGTIVRGEPYHK
- the bshC gene encoding bacillithiol biosynthesis BshC; this encodes MIRAISRPIGGSPLARNALAGALPEWYGARLSNAAAWNAAASQTANDFQQRSWLGDLLPAFAPSGIAADRLRTASESGGFVVTGGQQPGLFGGPLYVLHKAVTLLEMADALAAITGRPVAPVFWAATDDADLVEANHVSVVRHGKLELLSMSPDSVSGRSMADTPLGDVTAQIQRLEEASGSAPDQRVLEAVRNAYAPQATVGSSYVVLLRALLEPLGVAVLDASHAAVRDAGHDTILRALRSADDAAAALHTRTRAIVDAGFHPQVAAVPNLSLVFETLEDGTRRRVPLRAARQIADDASAGRLGPNVLLRPIIERQILPTVTYVGGPGEVAYFAQVSAVADALGVVQPRISPRWSGTLLEEHVESMLARLDASIDDFADPHAVESRVAREGISEPVRDAMDSLRRALESSSDAMRRDAQTNDALSRSVGTMRAGVEHRLARLERRYAAAIKQIGSERLHDVAAVRASLFPGGSPQERALSFVPFLARYGNAVIDAARAGARTHVASLIHGG
- a CDS encoding Gfo/Idh/MocA family oxidoreductase — encoded protein: MKPLRIGVVGAGALGYHHVRLLRQMPEFRLSGFVEERPERAAQVSSELEVPSYSDLETLLDDVDAVTIVVPTPRHFAVASKALERGKHVLIEKPITATVEEADALLEIAQRTGAVVQTGHVERFNRAIRAALPYVSNPRFIESDRLAPFNIRGSDVAVVLDLMIHDIDLILTLVNSHAGNIAAVGIPVLTQTVDIANARITFDSGAVANITASRISRERFRKVRIFQPSGYLSLDLGAGNGEFFRLKKAGDLHALVASGTTPDLADFVERIALEAPEGEPLKLEFESFAAVLNGSAPLVVSGAAGRRALEVALRIVGDIERNAPSIGA
- a CDS encoding Glu/Leu/Phe/Val dehydrogenase, with protein sequence MNEENPFDAMMSRFDRAAELLDLEPGIYKILRNPEKQITVSCPVVLDNGEVEVFTGHRVLYNTSRGPGKGGIRFDMHVTLEEVKALAAWMTWKCAVVNIPFGGAKGGVVCDPLKMSVGELERLTRRYTNGIIQTLGPDSDVPAPDVNTNERVMAWVMDTYSMHVGHTTTAVVTGKPVEMGGSLGRREATGRGCTIVTTDALEHLGMHVSKSTIAVQGFGNVGSTAAKLLQESGAKIVAIGDRDAAFHNANGIKVQEAIAYVQKHKSLKGFKGGDAISGAELLTLDVDVLLPAALESVITTKNAHDIRAKVVCEGANGPTTAAADSILDEKGIFVIPDILANAGGVTVSYFEWVQDRGGYFWDEKTVNDRLTEIMRRSFADVLALSKTHKVNMRTAAYMLSISRVAAVHRLRGIYS
- the lpxK gene encoding tetraacyldisaccharide 4'-kinase, whose translation is MTVGELWYGRSFRARLMRAVVTPLSWLYGAVVATRNALYDRGALRVHPASIPTISVGNVTVGGTGKTPFSAYLVGELISAGHRPAVVMRGYGDDEVHLHGRMNPGVAVITGADRAAGISAAAAGGADVVVLDDGFQHRRASRDLDVVLVSAESWRNDLRLLPAGPLRESLRSLDRADFIVITQKSATSEQAGDVMRAIRAEHPDADFAIAALQPDALVRASDAESMVLDKLRGERVLAVAGIGDPASFFAQLRKLGADVTELRFRDHHGYIASDAARIVSESRGHKYVVTTEKDAVKLTRVWPANGVELWYLSQAVRLTEGYSLVASALANLFKRATSIAE
- the lpxB gene encoding lipid-A-disaccharide synthase, with protein sequence MREVLFVAGEASGDMHAGSVAARLREIRPDLATAGVGGAHMRASGVEITRDYAELAVMGFVEVVRHIPKHAALLRQLRARLATGNVAVVVLIDYPGFNMKVAAAAREAGVPVLYYVTPQVWAWGAGRLPKLARLVTKAAVILPFEAPLLAGYGIDTTFVGHPLLDRAQNLPTRAQARERLGIGPDEQVLALFPGSREQEIARHFAPFIESGRELARRHPGLRVIVHGAPTVNLDALECPFEIVRGASFDVFRAADVALCKSGTTTLEAAIAQCPMAVAYRTGGLSYAIARRVVKIPYIGLVNVVAGREVAREFVQGALQPMAVATELGRLLDDAAYREVQREGLIEVRNQLGTPGAAGRVAEMISGLAG
- the lpxA gene encoding acyl-ACP--UDP-N-acetylglucosamine O-acyltransferase, yielding MTAKIHPSAIVSPSAELGDGVEIGPFAIVGEDCVIGDGCVISARASLERYVILGKNVKIGVGTVLGSDPQDLKFKGERTTVEIGDNTVVREYSTINRGTSQSFKTSVGPNSFVMSYVHLAHDCHIGEGVVLANMVQLAGHVTVEDRVILSGVTAVHQFTRIGRNAIVGGCSRVSKDVPPFVKAVGNPMKLYGLNSVGLRRNGFSAETILELKRAYRLLFRSELNLAQAVERVMAEVEQIPEVIQLVQFVESSQRGVAI
- a CDS encoding class I SAM-dependent methyltransferase yields the protein MSEWFTRWFGKEYLDLYPHRDEHEARSVVRLIRNMVSPDPAGRALDLACGSGRHTRALCQHIWTVGLDLSMELLEVAKSEAPEVPYVRADMRILPFAGASFDLVVNLFTSFGYFSSDDENRVVLSEVNRVLRPDGVFVLDYLNSDQVRATLVPHDTRRIGNRVVTQDRRISADGLYVEKDISAAGSPRKYLERVRLFEPDDLRCLLHDAGFPVDHELGEYSGAPLSTDSSRAIFFAHRS
- a CDS encoding lysophospholipid acyltransferase family protein: MSEPAPERSRLTGIQRLAVALGPALLRMLYWTWRVSEVNDAGWRALRAQGHPFVFALWHGQLLPLTVQHRSQGIKVLISEHRDGELIARITASLGFGSIRGSTTRGATRALLAMCDALTTGSEVAVTPDGPRGPARKFASGAVVAAQRAGAPIVTVGVAASRAWHLRSWDRFMIPKPFARLTFVYGDPTYVNASDSRGAAMQGETFEASLNAVVATAQALDQERR
- the murJ gene encoding murein biosynthesis integral membrane protein MurJ, with product MAEEQTGQAAFLVGAGIFASKLAGLVRQRVFAHYLGASLANDAFQGAFRIPNMLQNLFGEGVLSASFIPEYAGTLARGEKREAAELAGAVFTALALVASLIVLIGVLAAPQLVGILAGGGSTLSQIVHPFARFLPSSFIQWLAVTGATPEEDALTTTLVRILFPGAGLLVFSAWCLGVLNAHRKFLLSYMAPLAWNAVIIGALLVYGSHRTAPDLVVAVAWASVLGSAAQFMVQLPTLRRVAPAIVPNFKFGLPGVRRVFKQFTSAFLSRGVVQISAFIDLALAYHLPIGTVSSLAYAQTLYILPGSLFGMSVSAAELPAMSSALGTPEEIAAQLRVRLNAGMERIAFFIVPCVIGFLALGDIVTGAFLQTGAFKRANTVWVWEILIGSTVGLLASTLGRLDSSTYYALRDTRTPLKFAIIRIALTTVLGVIFAFQLPGWLGLDPKLGAAGLTASAGIAGWVEFILLRRGLTKRIGRTGLSVRYVVKLWIAGLGAAALGTLGRFLVPTSRPLVLAAISLSAFALGYAVFTVALRIPEALMLASKLRRRSGV